One window of Vespa velutina chromosome 2, iVesVel2.1, whole genome shotgun sequence genomic DNA carries:
- the LOC124947007 gene encoding CCR4-NOT transcription complex subunit 10 gives MAEISEVQSKDIGQAVITEQERELAQNALFEFQKGSYTSCLNYLNKLETLRPKDLKVMHNKVVVEYYKSDLKKTELMRKSLNAICGQMSTTDLGDAIDDVEKCVMRYNQAVLLYHTGQYTAALQIMNRLFAYIEPMEENLAHKVCLLLIELHIITEQPDAALSLINYIESQFISMDNSKIASVDKEGVMKVVKEQKEQKKDNNDTVTDLFKMKLLKCKARIYLLTHQLKLCKREWKTLVSLGTPINISTLCLKANLEYLKGNYKKAIKLLNSLTTDNLDFKSCGKFSAVLYYNNMACIHLAMGKPNLACFYLQKALQENKNAVESVQIKDTDPLSSQPLYTLGGNKHYELMYSLGISYLHAGQASKAFDCFTEAAQRLHNSPKLWLRMAECCIYCHKPTNEVDFNIPKRRKDLVQKVIGSGMHRKIVLTSSLSKDTKYHTEGLSYAIPQPTLEFALLCLKNALFLLPNNSELNLSMTTITNPQTVSLALTPGHNLNNQNSTLISQAMTIEALNLKINVLAASAYVSLCLGDYIVALEHAKALLNLNKVPGAYRMLGNLYAAESLIFMDKINEAIEYLKPENIQDLNTFVSIPEIQDKDKEKIEEVVLKPMKAWYPTTVPTGVAVLRYNLAVAYAIRGELDKSGETLKQVWLSKGADCDVPIHVIMLALYIELQLGHADISKSIIKQHCPQYR, from the exons ATGGCTGAAATATCTGAGGTGCAAAGTAAAGATATTGGACAAGCAGTAATAACAGAACAAGAACGTGAATTAGCCCAAAACGCATTATTCGAATTTCAGAAAGGTTCATATACAtcttgtttaaattatttgaataaattggAAACTCTCAGGCCAAAGGATCTTAAAGTAATGCATAATAAAGTTGTagtagaatattataaaagtgatTTGAAAAAGACAGAATTGATGAGAAAAAGTTTAAATGCAATATGTGGACAAATGTCTACGACAGATTTGGGTGATGCTATAGATGATGTTGAAAAATGTGTAATGAGATATAATCAAGcagttttattatatcatacgGGACAATATACTGCAGCATTACAAATAATGAATAGATTATTTGCTTATATTGAACCAATGG aagaaaatttgGCACATAAAGtttgtttacttttaattgaattacatataataactGAGCAACCTGATGCagcattatcgttaataaattatatagaaagtCAATTCATTTCAATGGATAATTCTAAGATTGCATCAGTAGATAAAGAAGGGGTAATGAAAGTTgtaaaagaacagaaagaacagaagaaagataataatgatacagttacagatttatttaaaatgaaattattaaaatgcaaAGCTAGAATATACCTTTTAACACaccaattaaaattatgtaaaCGAGAATGGAAGACATTAGTTTCTTTAGGAACTCCAATA aatataTCAACATTATGTTTGAAAGCAAATTTGGAATACTTAAaaggaaattataaaaaggcTATTAAGCTTTTAAATTCACTCACAACAGATAATTTAGATTTCAA atcTTGTGGAAAATTTTCTGCAGTcttatattacaataacatGGCATGTATACATCTTGCCATGGGTAAACCAAATTTAGcatgtttttatttacaaaaggctttacaagaaaataaaaatgctgTAGAAAGTGTGCAAATAAAAGATACTG ATCCTTTATCTTCACAACCATTGTATACACTTGGTGGAAATAAACATTATGAATTAATGTACAGTCTGGGTATATCATATTTACATGCTGGTCAAGCATCAAAAGCTTTTGACTGTTTTACTGAGGCTGCACAGAGATTACATAATAGTCCTAAACTCTGGTTAAGGATGGCTGAATGTTGTATTTATTGTCATAAACCA acgAATGAGGTTGATTTTAATATACCTAAACGGCGTAAAGATTTAGTTCAGAAAGTAATAGGTTCTGGAATGCATAGAAAGATAGTCTTAACATCATCACTTTcaaaagatacaaaatatCATACAGAAGGTTTATCTTATGCCATACCACAGCCTACTTTAGAATTTGCATTATTATGCTTGAAGAatgctttatttttattacctaaTAATAgcgaattaaatttatctatgACAACAATTACAAATCCTCAAACTGTTTCATTAGCATTGACACCTGGACATAATTTGA ATAATCAGAACTCCACCTTGATATCTCAAGCAATGACTATAGAGGCATTGAATTTAAAGATCAATGTCTTGGCTGCAAGTGCATATGTATCTTTATGTCTTGGAGATTATATTGTTGCATTAGAACATGCTAAAGCATTATTAAATCTCAATAAAGTGCCTGGAGCATATAGAATGCTTGGTAATTTGTATGCTGCTGAAAGTTTGATTTTCAtggataaaattaatgaagcaATCGAGTATTTGAAGCCAGAAAATATACAAGATTTAAATACTTTTGTTTCTATTCCTGAAATTCAggataaggataaagaaaaaattgaagaagtaGTTTTGAAACCTATGAAAG CATGGTATCCAACAACTGTTCCTACAGGTGTTGCAGTTCTTCGTTATAACTTAGCAGTTGCTTATGCTATACGTGGTGAACTTGATAAATCTGGTGAAACATTAAAAcag GTATGGTTGTCAAAAGGTGCAGACTGTGATGTACCTATACATGTAATAATGTTAgcattatatatagaattacaACTTG GTCATGCAGATATTtcgaaatcgataataaaacaaCATTGTCCTCAGTATCGTtag